One genomic segment of Brassica napus cultivar Da-Ae chromosome A3, Da-Ae, whole genome shotgun sequence includes these proteins:
- the LOC106353054 gene encoding vacuolar protein sorting-associated protein 55 homolog isoform X2: MFSSSILLQILACALYSNWWPMLSALMYVVVPMPCMFFGGGSTQFLISRDGGGWIDAAKFLTGASTVGSLAIPIILRHAGMIETGAMLIEFTSFFIFICTVMCFHRASLDDYDW, encoded by the exons ATGTTTTCATCTAGTATCCTCCTTCAGATCCTG GCGTGTGCACTATATAGTAACTGGTGGCCAATGCTTTCAGCACTCATGTATGTGGTTGTGCCTATGCCTTGCATGTTCTTTGGAGGAGGCTCAACACAGTTCCTAATTAGTCGAGATGGTGGAGG GTGGATAGATGCAGCAAAGTTCTTGACAGGAGCGTCAACAGTAGGAAGCCTGGCGATTCCAATCATATTAAGGCATGCAGGAATGATCGAGACGGGTGCAATGCTCATAGAGTTCACATCGTTCTTCATATTCATCTGCACTGTCATGTGTTTTCACCGGGCTAGCCTCGATGATTATGATTGGTAA
- the LOC106353054 gene encoding vacuolar protein sorting-associated protein 55 homolog isoform X1: MFRCGFLLECSNCCFVTVLAGLAFMFSSSILLQILACALYSNWWPMLSALMYVVVPMPCMFFGGGSTQFLISRDGGGWIDAAKFLTGASTVGSLAIPIILRHAGMIETGAMLIEFTSFFIFICTVMCFHRASLDDYDW, translated from the exons atgttccgATGTGGGTTTCTTCTGGAATGCTCAAACTGCTGTTTTGTTACAGT ACTTGCTGGACTTGCCTTCATGTTTTCATCTAGTATCCTCCTTCAGATCCTG GCGTGTGCACTATATAGTAACTGGTGGCCAATGCTTTCAGCACTCATGTATGTGGTTGTGCCTATGCCTTGCATGTTCTTTGGAGGAGGCTCAACACAGTTCCTAATTAGTCGAGATGGTGGAGG GTGGATAGATGCAGCAAAGTTCTTGACAGGAGCGTCAACAGTAGGAAGCCTGGCGATTCCAATCATATTAAGGCATGCAGGAATGATCGAGACGGGTGCAATGCTCATAGAGTTCACATCGTTCTTCATATTCATCTGCACTGTCATGTGTTTTCACCGGGCTAGCCTCGATGATTATGATTGGTAA